GAATTGAATCCCcctcttctcctttcttttcctGTTAGATGGCACACAATGATGAACGTGCTGCAATAGAACTAGATGAGCAGCAACTGAAGAAGAATCCCTTGTGGAATCACGTTGTGCTTTTAGAGAAGGCTAGTTCTGGAGGTAATACTGTATGGAAATGCAAGTATTGCTCGCTTGAGTATAGGGGAAGTTACTCGAAGTTACTCGAGAGTAAAATCCCACTTGCTCCGGATTACTGGAGGTGGAATCAAGATATGTCCTAAAGTTACAAAGTCAGTCCTAGGCCAACTGAAGAATGAAGTTGCAAAGGCTGCAGATGACACTGATAAATCAAAGCCTAAAGATGTGCCATTGCCAGTAACAACGACCACTGCTGGTTTCAGCATGAAGAAGCGACCGAGAAGAGGTTCAGCACTTGAGAAAGCTTTTGACATGGAGACTCGCAATCAATTGGATGCAATGATTGCAAGATTGTTCTACTCTGGAGGTTTGCAACCTTGTACTGATTAAGTATTGAAATTGATAGTTATTAGTTGAAGAATTGAGTCCTGACTTTGGTTGTTTGTCTTGTGTTGTTGTGCAGCCTTATCTTTCAATATTGCAAGGAATCCCTACTACAGAGAGTCGTACAAGTTTGCAGCAAGCCACAGTCTGGATGGTTATTGTCCGCCTTCTTATGACAAGCTGAGAACAACTTTGCTTCAGCAAGAAAGGGCACATGTTGAGACCTTGCTGGATCGAACAAAGAGTGTTTGGCCTGAAAAGGGAGTCACCATATGTTATGATGGGTGGACTGATGTGCAGAGACGGCCACTCATTAACTTCATTGCTGTTTGTGAGACCTCACCAATGTTCTTGAGAGCCATCAATGCTTTTGGAGAAGAAAAGACAAAAGAGTATATTGCTGAGAAGCTGGTGGCTGTAGTAGAAGAAATTGGGCCAAAAAATGTGGTCCAAATCATCACAGATAATGCTGCGAACTGCAAAGGTGCGGGTCTTATTATTCAGCAAAAGTATGACAATATTTTCTGGACTCCTTGTGTTGTTCACACTCTCAATCTTACACTGAAAAACATTTGCGCTGCAAAACTGCCaagaactgaagaagaagagataGTGTATGAGGAGTAGCATTGGATAACTTTAGTAGCTGGGGATGCTAGTATGATCAAGAATTATATAATGAACCATGGCATGAGGCTTTCTATGTTCAATGAGTTTAGCAAGCTGAAGTTACTTGCTGTTGCAGAAACACAATTTGCCTCAGTTATTGTTATGTTGAAGCGATTCTTAATGGTCAAGAGGGCTCTCCAGAGCATGGTGATTAGTGATGCATGGGAGACCTACAGAGAAGACAATTCAGGGCTGGCACGACATGTGAGAGAAAATTCTGAGCGGTGGTGGGAGAATGTAGCTTACATTGTTGATTTCACTGATCCCATTTATGAAATGCTACGTGTGGCTGACACGGACAAGCCTTGTCTTCACCTTATATATGAGATGTGGGACACAATGATAGAGAACGTAAAGAAAGTGATATATACcaaagaaaagaagcaagatgaTGAGCAGTCCACCTTCTTCTCAATTGTTTTGGCCATATTGGTTGACCGCTGGACAAAAACCAACACTCCACTTCATTGTCTTGCACATTCTCTTAATCCAAGGTAAACACTCCATAGTCCATTCTACCAAGTCAGATTAGTAGACCActtgtttgttttttgtttgcCTATGCTGATTGTGATTGATATGCTGATCATACTTTTTTCCGTAGGTACTATCATGAGAAGTGGATCAATGAGCGTGCTGGacgtaacccccccccccccacaaggACCTTGAGATTTCACAAATGAGAATGAAGTATTTCAGGAAATTCTTCCCTATTGCTCAAGAGCTCAATCAAGTGAAAGATGAGTATTCAAGATTTGCCACTTGCTCTGAAGAACTCAATGACTTTGACTCCATTTATGATCGATGGATACTTGATCCAGTAAAATGGTGGGCAAATCATGGACAGCCTATTCCCATGTTGCAAAAATTAGCTCTTAAATTACTCAACCAGCCAGCCTCGTCTTCCTATTGTGAAAGGAATTGGAGCACATATAGCTTCATCCACAGCATGAAAAGGAACAAGTTAACTCCTGAACGTGCTGAAGATTTAGTCTTTATACACAACAATTTAAGGCTGTTGTCAAGGAAGGCAGAAGAGTACAAGTCAGGACCGGCAAAGATGTGGGATGTTGGAGGAGATGGCTTTGAATCTCTATCTGGTATTGGCATTCTAGAAGTTGCTGATCTGTCGCTTGATGAACCCTTGATAGAGAGTGTGTCTTTTGAAGATGGGGGCGAGAGCGTGAGCGATGATATGGAGAACCCTGTTATGGAAGAAGACTAGGAGTCTTGCTGCTCTCTTGCCTTACTTTCCTATTTTTTCATCAATTAGTGGCTTGATGTCTTTCTTTCCGGTTTCAGTATAATGTATCTGACTATCTTTGAACTCTATTAAGTTAGTTATTCTCTAATTGTGGCCTACTGATGCCACTATGTTGCTGAATATTTAtgtgatatttatatataattattaattattcTAGCCGTATCCCCGTATTGGTGTTTTTTGGGAAAGTGCGTATCCACGTATCCGATACCCGTACCGGTATCCGTGTAACATAGCTGACTACACACAAAGGACATCATATAAGCTTCAAATAATTTGGCACAGCATTAGCACTGAATCTCTATTAAATATTTCAGCTTAATGGGACAGTACATTTAGTTTTACATGCATCAGACCATTTGGCACAGTATACAGATTAGCATTGAACCTCTATAGGTCCGTGCCCATGCATTGCTACGGGATTACATCATCATCAAGCAAAATAAACTATAAAGTGAACCTACCAAGACGCCAAATAAATAGCACTTAGATTATATTAGCCCTCATTCTTTCTACTCCAACTTGCCACTCTTCCTGCTATCTAACCATAGTTAAGCCTTTAGTTATGGTTTCCAACTGGGCAGCATTTTTATGTTCTTATGGATGTATATCAGTACAAAATCATCCAAAGGAGGCTGTAACATTTCTCAATGATACTGGTTTGACAGAATAAAATACTACTCTATAAGACATTTCTTTGGCAGTTTACTACATgggtcatttttttttcaagatgCATCCAAGGTTTTCTCACCCACTAAACCAGAATCCATCCGGCTGCCTGGTAAATGTTGTGAGTGTATCCCATCATTCAAACGATAGCTCCATTTTGAAAAAGCAAACATCGACGTCATCACATCACTGACCATCGACTTCTTTGAGTTCAGTTACCATTGTAAGTGATCTTCTTTATCTGCACCGCAGCAGCAGCTCTCCGTAGGGTCCTCTTTGAAGCATCCAGCATTCAAGCTAAACTCAAAGAAGTCCATATGAATAAGAACTGAAACAGCAAGCAGCATGATTTCCAGAGCAAGATAGACCCAAAATTATCTGAACAATACATGAAATCCAAGATTAACTGAACAAACTAAAGATTTCAATTGCAACTACTTGTCATCTTGAATTTAGTATATGAGCGCTCAGTGATTCCAGGCAGCAGCGACAAGCTCATTAAATAACCAAAGTTCATACGAAATGAATCAAACAATTtcagatttttttcagaattaaCAAACATGCTGTAACAGTGAATTTATAATTATCTTCTTGCAAAATTGATAAAATACTCAACTATGAGCATGTGATCATTCAGCTTTGTAAGAGATCTTGATGAAATACATCCATGGACTTGAAGATCAAATTGAATCTCCCAGCCTAGGCACACATTCGTTCAAAGCCACCACCTGCATACATATCAGTTTGACTCTTTAACTCATCAAAATGGAGTACAGAGTATAAAGCATCAAGATATCTAACCAGTAGCTAAATACTCCATTCTGCCGATATTAAAGAACTTGAGATGTCCATTTAGATTGCTATTAGAATAATTTAGCTGGTAGCTAAATACAACTTGTACCACAAACAATAATTTAGCTGGTAGAAAGACATCTTAATAAAAATAAGCCAGCAGGGCAACATTCAGCTAATAAGATTTGCtctcttcatcaactcaaggcAATTATAAAAACCTGGCTACACACGGTTTATGTGCAGTCGCATGAAACATAATTTGCTCTACCATTGGGGCCATGATCAAAGCAGCATTCTTTACCGTACCATTATGTCTCCGCACCAATTCTTCTAATAGCCTGTCAGGCAAATGTGAAGTTCATCACTACCCGGA
The nucleotide sequence above comes from Panicum virgatum strain AP13 chromosome 3K, P.virgatum_v5, whole genome shotgun sequence. Encoded proteins:
- the LOC120700918 gene encoding uncharacterized protein LOC120700918, which produces MEIWFKVPSGIISRFSFCISAHNVSLYDSTETVIVNFTAESICYHIGFAGMRRLVLEVILYGNASIARLSIGEVTRSYSRVKSHLLRITGGGIKICPKVTKSVLGQLKNEVAKAADDTDKSKPKDVPLPVTTTTAGFSMKKRPRRGSALEKAFDMETRNQLDAMIARLFYSGALSFNIARNPYYRESYKFAASHSLDGYCPPSYDKLRTTLLQQERAHVETLLDRTKSVWPEKGVTICYDGWTDVQRRPLINFIAVCETSPMFLRAINAFGEEKTKEYIAEKLVAVVEEIGPKNVVQIITDNAANCKGAGLIIQQKYDNIFWTPCVVHTLNLTLKNICAAKLPRTEEEEIVYEE
- the LOC120700919 gene encoding uncharacterized protein LOC120700919; its protein translation is MRLSMFNEFSKLKLLAVAETQFASVIVMLKRFLMVKRALQSMVISDAWETYREDNSGLARHVRENSERWWENVAYIVDFTDPIYEMLRVADTDKPCLHLIYEMWDTMIENVKKVIYTKEKKQDDEQSTFFSIVLAILVDRWTKTNTPLHCLAHSLNPRYYHEKWINERAGQLNQVKDEYSRFATCSEELNDFDSIYDRWILDPVKWWANHGQPIPMLQKLALKLLNQPASSSYCERNWSTYSFIHSMKRNKLTPERAEDLVFIHNNLRLLSRKAEEYKSGPAKMWDVGGDGFESLSGIGILEVADLSLDEPLIESVSFEDGGESVSDDMENPVMEED